TGGCGTGGCTGGCGAACCTGACGGCGGACGACGTGACGGTCGACATCTCAGCGCTTGGCCGAGGCCAACTGGTGATGACCCCTTACGCGATCACGCGGATCGGCTGAAATCAGTTGCCGGAGTTCATCACATAAAGCGCGCGCGAGCGCTCGAGGTGCTTGATCATCGCCTTCTCGGCGCCGTCGGCATCCTTCTTCTCGATGCGGCCGATGATCTCTTCATGCTCGGTCAGCGTGAACTGTTCCTTGCCGGTCCAGATCAGCATTTCGGTGTGATATTCCTTCAGCCAACCGAGCATCGCCTCGCTGACGGCGATATAGATCGGGTTGCCTGAAATGGCCGCGATCTGGGTGTGAAACTTCATGTCGGCTGAAATGAAAGCCTCGGAATCGCCGCGAAAGCCACGCTGTTCGGCAATTGTGGCCCGCAGCTGCTCAACGTCCTCGGCAGTGGCATTTTCGGCGGCTTCCCTGACCATGCCGCGCTCGAAGAAGATGCGCGCCGTTTTCAGGTGCTCCAGCGTGTCCTTCGACGACGACAGGATGATCTTGGCTGCGCCGTCGACCTGCTTGATGATCGACTTGGCGGTCAGCTGCAGCACCTTGGCGCGTTCCCCATGCGAGATCGCGACGAGGCCCATATTGCTCAGCGCCTGCATCGCCTCGCGGATCGCGGGACGGCCGACCTCGAAGCGCTCCATCAACTCGCGCTCCGACGGCATGTCGTCGCCCGGCGTCAATTCTCCGCTGGTGATCAGGCGCTTCAGCCGCAAAAACACTTCGTCGGAAAGTTTGCGCCGGACGATCGGCTCCGAACGGTTCATCGTCGCGAATCACTCCCTTGACCTGTGTCTATCTAGCACTGCCGCAGCTGTTCCCGGAATGGCTGTCGCCCCGATCGCCCATAGCCGCCAGACAGGATATTGCTTGCAAAGCTTATGTACTCATTATACCAGATTCCGACGATCAAGGAACTCTTTTCGAACCCCCTGCGGCCTCAGACAACGAACCATGATCACGCTCACCTACCGCATCGAGACATCAGGCAGCATCGAGACGCTGGCAGCCAAGATCGCCAGCGACCAGTCGACTGGAACCTTCGTCGCGCTGCCCGGCGAGACCGAGGAACTGAAAGCCCGGGTGGCCGCGCGTGTCCTGGCCATTCGGCACCTGCCGGACGCACTTCGCCCCTCCATTCCCGAGGCCGGCAACGGGCCGTTCAAGCGCGCGGATGTCGACATCGCCTTTCCATTCGATGCCATCGGCCACGACCTGTCGGCTCTGATGACCATTGGCATCGGCGGCGCCTATTCGATCAAGGGCCTAACCGGCATTCGCGTTGTCGACATGAAGCTGCCGGAGCAATTCCGCGGCGCGCATCCAGGTCCGCAATTCGGCGTCGCCGGCAGCCGCAGGCTGACAGGTGTCACGGATCGGCCGATCATCGGCACCATCGTCAAGCCGGCGCTGGGGCTGCGGCCCCCCGAGACCGCCGCGATGGTGGGCGAGCTGATCGCCGCCGGTGTCGATTTCATCAAGGACGACGAGAAGCTGATGAGCCCAGCCTATTCGCCGCTGGCGGAGCGGGTAAAGGCAATCATGCCGCTGATCCTCGACCACGAGCAGAGGACCGGCAAGAAGGTGATGTATGCCTTCGGCATCTCGCATGCCGACCCGGACGAGATGATGCGCAACCACGATCTGGTGGCCAAGGCGGGCGGCAATTGCGCGGTGGTCAACATCAATTCGATAGGCTTCGGTGGCATGGCGTTTCTTAGAAAACGCTCCAGCCTGGTGCTGCATGCCCATCGCAACGGCTGGGACATTCTTACTCGCCATCCCGGCCTCGGCATGGACTTCAAGGTCTGGCAACAGTTCTGGCGGCTGCTCGGCGTCGACCAGTTCCAGATCAACGGCATCCAATCGAAATACTGGGAGCCGGACGCGTCTTTCGTCGAGTCCTTCAAGGCGGTGACGACGCCGATTTTTGCGCCTGAGGATTGCGCCTTGCCTGTGGCGGGCTCCGGCCAATGGGGCGGGCAAGCGCCCGAGACCTATGAACGGACCGGCCGCACGGTCGATCTGCTCTATCTGTGCGGCGGCGGCATCGTCAGCCATCCGGATGGACCGGGCGCCGGGGTGCGTGCCGTGCAGCAAGCCTGGCAGGCGGCGGTCGACGGCATTCCGCTGGCGGATTTCGCCTTGAGCCATCCGGAGCTGGCGCGGTCGATCGAAAAATTCGGCGACGGCAAAGCGGCCTGAAGCAATGCAAGACCTGCTTCTCAGCTATTATGGCGACGACCTCACCGGCTCGACCGACGTCATGGAAGCGCTCGAACTCGGCGGCGTCCCGACCGTGCTGTTCATGCGCCAGCCGGACGCGGCCATGGTTGAGCAGTTCAGCCATTGCCGCGCCATTGGCCTGGCCGGCACCAGCCGCAGCGAGACGCCGCAATGGATGGACACGCATCTGAGCGATGCCTTCGCTTGGCTGAAGACGCTGAATGCCGCGATCTGTCACTACAAGGTCTGCTCGACCTTCGATTCCAGCCCGGCGATCGGCAGCATCGGCCGGGCGATCGAGATCGGCCGCTCGGTCTTCGCGCAGGACAGCGTGCCGCTGCTGGTCGGGGCGCCGCAACTCAAGCGTTACACTGCCTTCGGTCATCTATTCGCGGCCTATCGTGAAAAGTATTTCCGCATCGACCGCCATCCGGTGATGAGCCGCCACCCGACGACGCCGATGGATGAATCCGACCTGCTGATCCATCTGTCGCGGCAGACGGAGCTCACGTCGGGGCTGGTCGATCTCGCGACGTTGCAGTCGGCGTCGCGCTCGGAAGCCTTCGACCGCTTGCTCGCTGAGGGCACCGACATCGTACTTGTCGATGTCGACAGCCTCGAGACGCAGGCGCTTGCCGGCAAGGAGATATGGCGCGCCCGCAAGCCGGGCGGTTCGTTCGTCGTCGGCTCGTCGGGGATCGAATATGCGCTGCTGGCCGAATGGGTGTCGAACGGGACAGTCAGAGCTGAACCAGAATTTTCGCCGCCGGGTGCCGCCGACCGGATCGCGGTCGTCTCGGGCAGTTGTTCGTCGACGACCGAACGACAGATCCGTCACGCTTTGACTGACGGCTTCGACGGCATCGAGGTCGATCCCGTCGAACTGGTCTCCGAAGCTTCCGGAGATGCGATCGCACGCGCAGCAGCAGCCGGTCGCGCCAGCCTGGAAGGCGGACGCAGCGTCGTTCTCTACACGGCCCTTGGACCCGCGGCCGACAGGGGGGACGACATCGACCGCCAGGAAGGCGCCCGCCACAAGCTCGGGCGGGGCCTCGGCGAACTGCTTCGCGCGCTGACCATCGAGCAGAAGTTGCAGCGCGTGGTCGTTGCCGGCGGCGATACGTCGAGCCACGCGCTCGGCCAGATGGGTGTCGATGCGCTGACCGTGCGGATGCCGTTGCCGGCGTCGCCGGGCTCGCCGCTTTGCGTCGCTCACTCGCGCGTCAAGGCGATCGATGGGCTGGAGGTGGCACTCAAGGGCGGGCAGGTTGGAACCGACCGCTATTTCAGCGCCATCCGTGACGGCCTTAGCAGCTGATTACGCGTCGCCTGGCAACGGCGAGATCCATTCATGCCCTCTAACGGCGCCGTAGCGGTTTTTGTCGCGCATGTTGACGTTAAATTCACATAAAGATATGGGTGTTTTGTCGGGGCAAGGTACTTTTGCCATTTATCCGCCTTGCTCAATCGGGGTTGTCGCCATGTGTTTCGCCCTTGCATCAGACTGCAGGATCGCCCTGTAGCAATCGCCAATGCTGAAAGAGGCGGTGATCATGCCCAGCCTGCTCGGAATCGATAACGGCCTCACGGTCACCAAGGCGGTCATCTTCGATGGCGACGGCACGCAATTGTCCGTGGCGCGTCGCCGGGTGGCGCAATCGATGCTCCACGCGCGCTGGGTGGAGCGCGACATGGCAGGCCTGTGGCAAGCAACCGCCGACGCCATCAAGGAGGCGATCGCGCTCTCCGGCAGGCCGGCGGAAGACATCAAGGCGGTGGCGGCGACCGCGCATGGCGATGGTCTCTATCTGCTCGATCATGATCGTCAGCCTTTGGGACCAGGCATCCTGTCGCTCGACAGCCGCGCCGGCGACATTGTCGACAGGTGGTCCGCCGGTACCGTTTTCACCGATGCGCTGGCGACGACAGGCCAGACGCCGCATGTTTCGGCGCCGTCGGCGCTGCTGGCATGGCTCAAGCAGAACGATCCTGATCGCTATGGCCGCATTGGCCATGTGCTGGCCTGCAAGGACTGGCTGCGCTTTTGCCTGAGCGGCACGATCGGCACCGACCGCACGGAGGCCAGCACCTCATTCACGGATTTTCGCACGCAAGCCTATGCGCCTGAAGCGCTGCGCATCTTCGGGTTGGAGGATCTGTTCGACGCGCTGCCGCCGGTGGCGCATTCGGCTGACATCGCCGGTCAAGTCACCGCCGATGCCGCCGAAAAGACCGGCCTTCGCAAGGGAACACCGGTCGCCTGCGGCCTGCACGACGTGGCCGCCTCGGCGCTTGGCATGGGCGGTCATGAGGACGGCGTGCTCGCCATCGTCGCCGGCACCTATTCCATCAACGAAGTCGTCTCTTCGCAACCGCGCGTCGACCGACGCTGGTTCTGCCGCAACGCCATCGATGCGGGCCGTTGGAACAACATGTCGATCTCGCCGGCCTCGACCGCGAACTACGACTGGTTTCTCGACACGTTTTGCCGCGCGGAGCAGGACAGGACGGATGGCGGTTCCATCCACGAACTGCTGGCGAGCGAGATCGACGCGGCGCTGAAGAAGCCTTCCACCGTCCTGTTTCATCCCTATCTGTTCGGCTCTCCCTATGGCGATTTGGCCAGCGGCAGCTTTGTCGGCCTGCATGGCTGGCACAATCGCGGCGACATGCTGAAGGCGGTTCTGGAAGGCATCGCCTTCAATCACCGCACCCATGTCGAAGCCTTGCGCGACGGCTTTGCTATCAGCGAGATCCGCCTGACCGGCGGCGGCTCGCGTAATCCTGCCTTCGTCCAGATGTTTGCCGACGTGCTGAACGCCCCGGTCACCGTCACCTCGACGGATGAGACCGCGGCTTTGGGTGCCGCGCTTTGCGCGGGTGCCGCGGTCGGCTTGTTCAAGACGCCGCAAGAGGGCGCCAGGCAGGTCGGCATGACGGCGCGGACGTATCAACCCGTGCCCGCTTCCAGTGCTGTGTTCAATGAGCGGTTTTCGCTCTACTGCCGCATAGCCGAGCAGCTGAAGTCGCTTTGGCCTGATATCGAAAGGCTGGCGGGGGTAAACGCATGATCAAGGCCGACGAACGACGCGAAGAGATCGCCGATTATGTGATCAAGCTCGGCCAGGTGCGCATCGATGATCTGGTCGAGCATTTCGGCGTGTCGCGCATGACCATCCACCGGCATATCGACCGGCTGGCGCAGCAGGGCGTGCTGCGCAAGCTGCACGGTGCGGTGACGGTCCAGCCTTCCGGCCTGTACGAGAGCGCTTTCCGCTACCGGGTGACCGTCAATCGAGCCGAGAAGGATGCACTGGCGCGGGCGGCACTGGATTATATCGAGGCCGGCCAGGTGGTGATGCTGGACGATTCATCGACGGCAAACGCGGTCGCGACGCTGCTGCTCGACGTCAAGCCGCTGACCGTCATTTCCAACAGCGTCTCGACGGCGGGCCAATTGATCAATGTGGACGATATCGATTTCATCTGCCTCGGCGGCCAGTATCACGGCACCTACAATGCCTATATCGGCATTGTCTGCGAGAACGCCGTGGCGCAGTTGCGCGCCAATGTGCTGATCTGTTCGGCTTCGGCCGTCACCGGAACCACTGCTTTCATCCAGGATCCGAATGTCGTGCGGGTCAAGCAGGCGATGATGACCGCCTCCGTGAAGCGCATCCTTTTGGTCGACCACGCAAAATTCGACCGGATCGCGCTGCATGTCTTCGACGATCTGACCAGTTTCGACGCCGTGCTGGTGACCGAGGGTCTGGGCGATGCGCAGGCGCAGAGCCTCGAACGGGCGGGGGTGAAGTTGCGCATCGTCAAGACGAAGGCGCCATGAACCCAGCAGATGGAGCCGGGGCGGACAATCCCGCCGGGCGTCTCGCCGCGATGGCCGGGACCGGCGAAGTCGACGTCGTCATTCTTGGCGCCGGCATCAACGGGGCTGGGCTGTTTCGCGATCTGTGCGCGCAAGGTGTCAGCTGCCTGATCGTCGAAAAGGCGGATTTCGGCTCGGGCACCAGTGCCGCGCCGTCGAGGCTCATCCACGGCGGCTTGAAATATCTCGAGACCGGCGAGTTCGGGCTGGTGGCGCAGTCGACGCTCGAACGCAATCTGCTTCTTCAAAACGCGCCGCACTATGTCAGCCCGCTGCCGACCGTCATCCCGATCTTCTCGTGGAGCAAGGGCATGCTCGCGGCGTTGCGAACGCTGTTCGGCTCGACCAGCGCGCCGCGCAGCCGCGGCGCCATGCTGATCAAGATCGGCTTGATGATCTACGATTTCTACGGTTCACGAAACCAGGTCATGCCGCGCCACCGCATGGTCGGGCGGCGGCAGGCGCTTGTTGAGATGCCGGCGCTCAATCCGGCGATCGTCGCCACCGGCACCTACTACGACGCCAAGATAAGTCACCCGGAAAGGCTGGTGCTGGAACTGATCCTCGACGGCTTGCAGGCTCACGCGGCGTCTGCCGGTGCCAACTACACGACACTGGCGGCTTCAGCCAATGGCGCGCTCACCTTCCAGCCGGAAAACGGCGCGGCCTTTTCGGTGCGGCCGAAGCTGGTGGTGAACGCCGCCGGTCCGTGGATCGACGACGTCAACGCGCTGCTTGGTGCTCCATCGAAGATGATCGGCGGCACCAAGGGCTCGCATATCCTGTTAAGGCATGACGAACTGGTCAAAAGCCTCGCCGGGCGCATGCTCTATTTCGAGGCCGATGACGGCCGCATCTGCCTGGTCTACGACTATCTCGGCCTGGCGCTGGTCGGCTCGACCGACATCAAGGCCGACAATCCGGACGCGGTCCGCTGCGAACCCGAAGAAGTCGACTATCTGCTCGACAGCGTGCGAACGCTGCTGCCGGGCATGGCGTTCGAGCGCGACCAGATCGTCTACGCCTATAGCGGCATCCGGCCGCTGCCGACGTCTGAAGCAGCGACGCCCGGACTGATCAGCCGCGATCATTCGGCGCCCGTTGCCGAGCCGGACGGCAACAGGCCCTTTGCAGTCATTTCGCTGGTCGGCGGCAAATGGACGACGTTCCGCGGCTTTGCCGAGGAAGTCACTGATACCGTACTCAAGCGCTTGCAGCGCAGCCGCAAGGTGACGACGCGAGCCATGCCGATCGGCGGCGGGAGGGATTTCCCGGCCAACGCCCCGGCCCGCGCGGACTGGCTGGCCGAGGCACAGCAGGCAACAGGCGCCGGGGAAGGGCGCCTTGATCAATTGCTGTCGCGCTACGGGACCAGAGCCGTTGAGATCGCCAGGCATGGGTCGGATGATGAGGGTCGTCTGCCGGACTCGGACGGCTACGGCAAGGCGGAAATCGACTACATCGTGCGCAACGAATTCGTCGAACATCTGGCCGATGTCGTTATGCGCCGCAGCACGTTGGCGATAGGCGGCTCGTTGACGAGCCGCGACCTGCAGGAGATTGCCGCGATCGCCGGGCGGGCGTTGGGGTGGAGCACCGAGCGCCTCGCGCGGGAGGTCGAAGCCGCTGTTGTCGAACTCGAGGGCAGGAACCTGATGCGGCTGGACTGATCGCTCCATCGCCGACACCTTAGCTTTTCCTGAGGCAATCCGATCGATTTGCCCTTGTTGCGCCGTGTGCATCAACCTTCCCATTTTGCACCCGGATTGGGATTTTGCCGGCGCCCTACGGGTTCATGCCGTCACCTGGATGAGGGAACACAAATTGACGTTAAATTAACACTGCCGTATGGTCGGATTATATGCTTAGCTTCTAATAGGCCCGCGTTGGCTGCCGAACATCGGCTGAGGCAACCATCTGCGGAGGGATTGACAGCGATGCAAAGGTATGAAAATTTTTGCACACAAAGATAATATTATCACCTGGGGAGGGGATGGCTTGAATTCCGGCGGAAGCGCAAACCGCGACCATGAGTCCAGCCTCGCCACGCGCGCGGCCTGGCTGCACTATGCCGGTGGTCTGACCCAGGCCCAGGTGGCCAAGCGGCTTGGCCTGACCAGCCTCAAGGCGCATAGGCTGATCACCAAGGCCAACCAGGAAGGTCTGGTCAGGGTCTTCATCGACGGCGACGTCGCCGAATGCGTCGACCTGGAACAGCGCCTGATCGCCGCCTATGGGCTCCACTATTGCGAGGTGGTTCCCGATCTCGATCAGGACGAACTGCCGCTGAAGGGGCTGGGCATTGCAGGCGCCCAGTTCCTGAAGCGCGAAATCGATCGCGGCGAAGACATGCTGATCGGCGTCGGCCATGGCCGCACGCTTGCCGCCAGCGTCGAATATCTGACGCGCGCAACTGCTGCTCACATCCGTTTCGTCTCGCTGCTTGGCGGCGTGACGCGCAAATTCGCCGCCAACCCGCACGACGTCATGCATCGCCTGGCAGAGCGGACAGGCGCGCAGGCCTTTGTCATGCCGGTGCCTTTTGTCGCCAATACCGCCGAGGACCGTGAAGTGCTGCTTGGCCAACGCGGCATCAGCGATGTGTTCGCTCTCGCCAGCCGGTCCGACCTGATGTTCGTCGGAATAGGCACGGCCGAGCGGGAGGCGTCGCTGGTCGCCACCGGCATGATCGAGCCTTCCGAAATCGATGAGGTCAAGCGGGACGGCGGCGTCGGTGAATTGCTGGCGCATTTCTTCGACGACAAGGGGCGTCCGGTCGAAACGGCGCTGTCGGAAAGAATACTGGCGCTTCCGCGCGATCAGTTGAAGGGCCGCAGGATCGTTGCCGTCGCCGGCGGCAAGGTGAAGGTGCGCGCCATCAAGGCGGTACTCGAAAGCCGTTATCTCAGCGGCCTGATCACCGACGAATGCACGGCCCGCGCGCTGGTCGAGCTCGACGATGCAGCCGGGACCGCGAAGCGCTACGTGAACGGAGGAACTTCGAATGCGTGACAACGGACAATCCGCACCGCTGGTGGTTGCATCATGAGCGCGAAGGCCACCGCCCGGCAAGCTTCGCCCGGCCTGCGCCGGGTGCTTGCCGGCGCTGCGGTTGTGGTTCTGCTCGGCGCCATGGCGCTCGACACCAAGGTGATCAAGATCGGCTCTGCCGGCGATGTTCGCAACGCGGTGTTTTCGGCCGCCGACTACGGCAAGTCTGAATTTCCCAAGGTGCAGGCCGATGTCGAAGCGCGTGCCGCCGACGCCGCGACGGTGGCGGCGGCGATCGCCAAGGACAGGGCGACGGCCGAAAAGGAATATGGCGTGCCGGCGGGAGTCGGACCGGTCATCTCGGTCAAGTTCACCGGCGTCGTCGGCGAGGGAAAATCGGGCATCTACAAGGTCGCCGTCGACGGTTTGCCGGACACGTTGACCGTCCGCGTACAGACTGGGCCGGCGATCAACGGAACCGAGCTTCGCGACGCCACCGGCAAGATCACCTTTGGTCAGTTCACCAACCAGATCGAGTATCAGGACGCCGGCTCGGCGCTGAACAACGAGATGAAGAAGGAGGTGCTGGCGAAAGTCGATACCAGTGCCTTGACCGGCAAGACAATAGCGGTGGTCGGCGTCTTCAAGCTGGTCAATCCGAAGAGCTGGCTGGTCACACCGGTGAGGCTGGACGTCAAATGACAATGGCTGCCGGCACAGAACCCGCGACTGGCGATGCCGTGCTTTCGGCGCGCAATGTCGTCATGTCGTATGGCGGCGTCCACGCGCTCAAGGGCGTCAACTTCGACATCCATCGCGGCAAGGTCACCACCCTGTTCGGAGAGAATGGCGCCGGCAAATCGACGCTGATGAAGATCCTGTCCGGCGTGGTGACGCCGACATCCGGCGACATCGTGCTCGACGGCAATCTCGTCAGCTTTGCCTCGTCTTCGGACGCGCGCGATCGCGGCATTTCGATCATCCACCAGGAGCTCAGCCTGGCGCCGAATCTGAGCGTTCGCGACAACATCTTCATGGGCCGCGAACTGCGCACCAGAACCGGCCTCGACTTCGCCGAGGAGGCGCGCCAGGCGCGGGCGCTGATGGCCGACCTCGAAGAAGACATCGATCCGATGACCCTGGTCGAGGACCTGCGCCTGGGGCAGCAACAGATCGTCGAGATCGCACGCGCGCTGTCGGTCGATTCCCGCATCCTGATCATGGACGAGCCGACCTCCGCACTCAGTGCGACCGAGGTGGAGGTGCTGTTCAAGGTGATCCGCGATCTGACCAGCCGCGGTGTCTCCATCGTCTACATCTCGCATCACCTCGAAGAGGCGCTGCAGATCACCGACTACGCCGTCGTGCTGCGTGACGGGGCGATCACGGCAACGGCCGAGGCCAAGGACATCGACCTCGAATGGATCGTCCGCAACATGGTGGGCGAGAATTTCGATCTCGGCTCGCCGCCGACCGGCCACGAGTTCGGCGCGGTGGCGCTGTCGATCGAGGATGTCAGCGTCACCGACGCTTCGGGTTCAGGCTACGTCGTCGATCATCTGTCGCTGGATGTCAAAGCGGGCGAGATCGTCTGCATCTATGGGCTGATGGGCGCGGGCCGCACGGAATTGCTGGAGGCCGTCGCCGGCCGTGTGCCCATGGCGGGCGGGCGGGCGCTGCTGGAGGGTGAGGACGTTTCGGGACTGACCATTGCCCAGCGCATCGCCCGAGGTCTGGTTCTGGTCCCCGAGGATCGCCAGCGCGATGGCCTGGTTCAGACCATGACCGTCGGCCGCAACCTGTCGCTTGCCAGCATCGAGGCATTCGCCAAGGGGCTCTTCCTCTCCCGGCAGAGGGAGCGCGCACTGATCGACGATTCGATCCGCAAGGTGACCATCAAGACCGCGGGCGGCAACGCCATGATCGGATCGCTGTCGGGCGGCAACCAGCAGAAGGTCGTCATAGGCAAGATGCTGACGACAGATCCCAAGGTCATCCTTCTCGACGAGCCGAGCCGCGGCATCGACGTCGGTGCGAAGGCCGAAGTCTTTCGCTTGCTCAGCGAGCGTGCCGCGCAAGGCCTGGCGGTCGTCTTCTCGACCTCGGAGGTCAATGAGTGCCTCAGCATCGCCCACCGCATCGTCGTCATGCGGCGCGGCAAGATTTCAGCCGAATTCGGCGCCAACGCCACCAAAGAGCAGATCATGGCCGCCTCCGGCGAAGCCGTGGTCGCCTGACCACAGAATTTCCGGAGCCCCGACCCATGAGCGATGTCAGCCAGGCCAGCAAACAGTCCAGCCCCAATGCGGGCGGAGAGGGCTTCGACGTGGCCAAGCTGCTGCTCGAAGGCCGGGCCTTCTTTGCCCTGATCGTCATCATTGTCGTCTTCTCGATCCTGTCGCCCTACTACCTCTCGGTGGCGAATTTCCTGACCATGGCTTCGCATGTCGCCATCTTCGGGATTCTCGCCATCGGCATGCTGCTCGTCATCCTCAATGGCGGCATCGACCTGTCGGTGGGGTCGACGCTCGGGCTTGCCGGCGTCGTCGCCGGTTTTCTGATGCAAGGCGTGACGCTGACCTGGCTCGGCGTCGTTCTCTATCCGCCGGTCTGGGTGGTCGCGGTGCTGGCCTGCATGCTGGGCGCCGCTGTCGGGCTGATCAACGGCGTGCTGATCGCGCGGTTCAAGGTTCCGGCCTTTGTCGCCACGCTCGGCGTCATGTACATGGCGCGCGGCCTGGCACTGCTGATGACCAGCGGCCTGACCTACAACAATCTCGGCGGCAAGCCGGAGTTGGGCAACACCGGTTTCGACGCGCTTGGCTTCAACCGTCTGTTCGGCGTGCCGACCGGCGTGGTGGTGCTGGCGGTCATCGCGCTGATCGGCAGCATCGTGTTGAACCGCACCCCGTTCGGGCGCTGGCTCTACGCCTCGGGCGGCAATGAGCGCGCCGCCGAACTGTCCGGCGTTCCGGTCAAGACTGTGCAGATTTCGGTCTATGTGCTTTCAGGCATCTGTGCCGCCATTGCCGGCCTGATCCTGTCCTCGCAGTTGACCTCGGCCGGACCGACCGCTGGCACCACTTACGAACTGACGGCCATCGCCGCCGTCGTCATCGGCGGCGCCGCACTCACCGGCGGGCGCGGCAACATTCGCGGCACCCTGCTCGGAGCCTTCGTCATCGGCTTCCTGTCC
This region of Mesorhizobium sp. C432A genomic DNA includes:
- a CDS encoding sugar ABC transporter ATP-binding protein, with the translated sequence MTMAAGTEPATGDAVLSARNVVMSYGGVHALKGVNFDIHRGKVTTLFGENGAGKSTLMKILSGVVTPTSGDIVLDGNLVSFASSSDARDRGISIIHQELSLAPNLSVRDNIFMGRELRTRTGLDFAEEARQARALMADLEEDIDPMTLVEDLRLGQQQIVEIARALSVDSRILIMDEPTSALSATEVEVLFKVIRDLTSRGVSIVYISHHLEEALQITDYAVVLRDGAITATAEAKDIDLEWIVRNMVGENFDLGSPPTGHEFGAVALSIEDVSVTDASGSGYVVDHLSLDVKAGEIVCIYGLMGAGRTELLEAVAGRVPMAGGRALLEGEDVSGLTIAQRIARGLVLVPEDRQRDGLVQTMTVGRNLSLASIEAFAKGLFLSRQRERALIDDSIRKVTIKTAGGNAMIGSLSGGNQQKVVIGKMLTTDPKVILLDEPSRGIDVGAKAEVFRLLSERAAQGLAVVFSTSEVNECLSIAHRIVVMRRGKISAEFGANATKEQIMAASGEAVVA
- a CDS encoding ABC transporter permease; translated protein: MSDVSQASKQSSPNAGGEGFDVAKLLLEGRAFFALIVIIVVFSILSPYYLSVANFLTMASHVAIFGILAIGMLLVILNGGIDLSVGSTLGLAGVVAGFLMQGVTLTWLGVVLYPPVWVVAVLACMLGAAVGLINGVLIARFKVPAFVATLGVMYMARGLALLMTSGLTYNNLGGKPELGNTGFDALGFNRLFGVPTGVVVLAVIALIGSIVLNRTPFGRWLYASGGNERAAELSGVPVKTVQISVYVLSGICAAIAGLILSSQLTSAGPTAGTTYELTAIAAVVIGGAALTGGRGNIRGTLLGAFVIGFLSDGLVIIGISSYWQTVFTGAVIVLAVLLNAVQYRRRSKLPASTGGQPTSQKRGKAEPANPAQGKTAS